The proteins below are encoded in one region of Oncorhynchus masou masou isolate Uvic2021 chromosome 15, UVic_Omas_1.1, whole genome shotgun sequence:
- the LOC135554928 gene encoding uncharacterized protein LOC135554928 has translation MAFWSSTSVFTSKVPRKILFMFTLSLSVTYLFYSLMSCYNSLQFPLQENYVYQGRLVTEETTFVTLRDKLYSTSPQGYLDEELIEVTAAEKTVAISTVKDNVETEQRTLDWVRNQAAPTKTAAVYQSPALEREHQEFSTTDNELRVNCTSDYGVKKLPQAIIIGVKKGGTRALLEALRVHPDIRAVGNEPHFFDRNYEKGLDWYRCAHPLSLNNPIWFRGLITPHNINHVLEIQNASSVETMSEHHVFALLQARGDSEENSMNSSPRFIRTLQCGKTGPSDRNCVSETAIYC, from the exons ATGGCATTTTGGTCCAGCACTTCGGTTTTTACCTCTAAAGTGCCCCGGAAAATTTTATTCATGttcaccctctccctttctgtcacCTACTTGTTCTATAGCCTGATGAGCTGTTACAACTCGTTACAGTTCCCCTTGCAAGAGAACTACGTGTACCAAGGGAGGCTGGTAACGGAGGAGACAACTTTCGTAACATTAAGGGATAAACTTTATTCCACTTCACCCCAGGGCTATTTGGACGAGGAGCTGATAGAGGTGACTGCTGCCGAGAAAACGGTTGCAATTTCCACCGTCAAAGATAATGTGGAGACCGAACAAAGAACATTGGATTGGGTTCGGAATCAGGCGGCTCCAACTAAAACTGCCGCGGTTTATCAATCTCCCGCTCTGGAGAGGGAGCACCAGgaattcagcaccacggacaacGAACTCAGGGTGAACTGCACCTCGGATTATGGGGTGAAAAAATTACCCCAAGCCATTATAATTGGGGTGAAGAAAGGAGGTACCAGGGCTCTGCTCGAAGCTTTGAGGGTCCATCCCGATATCAGAGCCGTTGGGAATGAGCCACATTTCTTCGACAGGAACTACGAGAAAGGGCTGGATTGGTACAGGTGCGCGCATCCACTCTCACTTAATAACCCTATCTGGTTCAGAGGTCTCATTACCCCACATAACATAAACCATGTGTTG GAAATACAAAATGCTAGTAGTGTAGAGACCATGTCAGAGCACCATGTCTTTGCACTGCTGCAGGCCCGGGGGGACTCTGAGGAGAATAGCATGAATTCCAGCCCCAGGTTTATCCGCACCCTTCAGTGTGGTAAGACAGGACCCTCTGACAGGAATTGTGTGTCGGAGACAGCGATCTACTGCTGA